From the Methanosarcinales archaeon genome, the window CTCTAGCCCTGTCCTGCCTGACATTTAACAAGCCTGCCAGCAGCAGCGATCGTTAAAAGGGACATGATAATTAAGATGATAACCAACAGGTCAGCAAGTTCATTATCACCGGCCTGGTAGGCTCCATAGATGGATAACGACATGGTGTTCGTCTTTCCGGGAATATTCCCTGCTACCATGAGTGTTGCTCCGAATTCACCAACAGCCCTTGCAAAACTTAACACACAACCAGCAAGGATACCTTTCCTGGCAAGGGGCAGGGTTATCAAAAAAGCGGTCTCGAACTCACTTCGTCCCATGGTATAAGCCGCATATTCAAGGTTTCGGTCAACAGCTTCAATAGCGGGCGTTGCAGTCTTTACCATTAACGGGAGAGAAACGATAAAAGCTGCAATAACAGCAGCCTGCCAGGTAAAGAGTATACTTATCCCGGTCATGTCAAAAATATACATCCCTATGATACCATTTTTTCCAAGCAATATGACCAGCAAATAACCTGTAACCGCCGGAGGAAGTACAAGGGGAAGCGTAGTAAGCACATCCACCAGCCACTTACCTGTAAAATCTTTCCTTGCCATTACATAGGATATGAAAACACCCAGAACCGATACTATCACAGTAGATATTATTGACACTTTTAATGTCAGTGCAAGTGGGAACCATGCAGATTCCAGCATCAGACCACATCTTGATCAGACAACCAGAATCCGTAGTTTTTCAATATCCTGCGTCCGTTCTCTCCTGTGACGAAATTATTGAACTCTTCTGCTGCAGCTTTATTCGAAGATGAACTTACAACTGCTATGGGATACCTGATTGGAATACTGACCGGCACTGAATATACAACCTCAATAATGTCAGGTTGTGCCCCATCCACATCGGTCAGATACACAAATCCGGCATCCACTTCCCCACGCTCCACATAGATAAGCACCTGCTTAACATTTTCAGCAAAGATCACCTTATCCACCACACTATCCCAAAGACCAGCCTCCATTAAGGATTGTCTGGCATATCTGCCAACAGGGGCTGTGTCAGGATTACCAATTGCGATTCGTTCCACATTTTCGTCCAGAAGGTCATCGATAGTATTGAGATTCCGATTTTTCTGAGTTACCACAACGAGTGAATTCCCTGCAAAATCATGTCTTGAATTATTGATAATTAATCCATTTCCGGCAAGAATGTCCATATTTTTCTGGGATGCAGATGCAAAAACATCAATAGGCGCACCGGCTTCAATCTGTAATCTCAGGGAGCCCGAACCTGCCAGGTTCAGTTCAACATTCACTCCCGGATTGCTTTTCTCAAAGTCTGCTGCGATATCTTTGAATGCATCGGTCAGACTTGCAGCTGCCGATATGGTTATTGTATCCGGTTGTGTGGATGTGAGTGTTGGTGCAGCCGTCAATATTAATAAAATGGCTACTAATATGAGCGCTACGGCACCAAAAACATTTATCAAGTATTTCATTTCAATTAACCAATTAGATATTAACAGGTTAGATTTTCAGTACTTTTATGGCAGTCCCACCAAAGACCATCTGCTTATCACGTTCTGACAACTGCAGCGCCTCCACCTTCCTGACCTCCTCCTCCATGGAATGATACGGTGAATCCGACCCCATCATCACCCTGTCAGCTCCCAGTTCATCCACACACTCCTGCACCACATCGATCCCGGGCATGCCTGTGGTCTGGATGAAAATATTATCATGGGCCCTTGTCACGTCAATGAAATCGCCGCCCCGCATGTGAGCTAAAATGAACGTCA encodes:
- the modB gene encoding molybdate ABC transporter permease subunit, producing the protein MLESAWFPLALTLKVSIISTVIVSVLGVFISYVMARKDFTGKWLVDVLTTLPLVLPPAVTGYLLVILLGKNGIIGMYIFDMTGISILFTWQAAVIAAFIVSLPLMVKTATPAIEAVDRNLEYAAYTMGRSEFETAFLITLPLARKGILAGCVLSFARAVGEFGATLMVAGNIPGKTNTMSLSIYGAYQAGDNELADLLVIILIIMSLLTIAAAGRLVKCQAGQG
- the modA gene encoding molybdate ABC transporter substrate-binding protein — protein: MKYLINVFGAVALILVAILLILTAAPTLTSTQPDTITISAAASLTDAFKDIAADFEKSNPGVNVELNLAGSGSLRLQIEAGAPIDVFASASQKNMDILAGNGLIINNSRHDFAGNSLVVVTQKNRNLNTIDDLLDENVERIAIGNPDTAPVGRYARQSLMEAGLWDSVVDKVIFAENVKQVLIYVERGEVDAGFVYLTDVDGAQPDIIEVVYSVPVSIPIRYPIAVVSSSSNKAAAEEFNNFVTGENGRRILKNYGFWLSDQDVV